TTGCGCGCGGCGGGAGGCCCGCGCGGGGTGGGGACCGTGCCCCAGGCCTGCCGGAGCCCCGCAGGGGGAGGGAGCCCCGGGCGGGCGGGGGCCGCAGTGAGGGTggcgggtgggggagggggcgcgGGGAATCCCAGATTAGCCGAGAGGCCTCGGGCTCGGGgcgtgtgcgcgcgcgcgcgcgcgcgtgtgtgtgtgtgtgtgtgtgtgtgtgacggcgGTGGCAGCGCCTCCATTATGTGGCTCGAGAGCAGGGGGGAGCTGCAGCTGCCGCTGGAGGGGGAGGAGCCGCGGGCGGGCGGCGGGAGGGAGCCCGGTCGGCCCGCGGTGGCGCCGTCGCGCTGCGTGCGCGCGGTGCGGGCACATGTCtcggggggaggggagaggcccCAGGTCCCGGGGCGGGCGCGCTTTGGCGGCTCCTCGCCGCTGTATTGTGCAAGGAGCGCAGGGGCTCGGCGTGACGTCACTTCCTGCGGGAGGAgccgggcggggcggggggcggaAGATCAGTACAATGCGGCCGCGGGGAGCGCGGGCCCGCGGGGGAGGGGAGCGCAGCCGCGCCGGGCTCGGCCCCTCCCCCTCCTGCGCTCTGGTCGGGATACACGTGGGCTTCGGGCCTGGGCCGCGCAGTTTTTCTTTGGGTTTCTCGAATCATCGAGGAGACTGGCAAAATTAGTAGCGTCTTTAGACTGCGTCACTAGCGCCAATCCAATTCGTAGCTGATTGTTCTTCCAGTTCACTTTTGAGTCCTCGGTTAAAACCTCAGTTAAAAAGCAGGATAAAGTCGAGCTGCTTTGCTTCTCGGAACGGAAAAgcgcttttttgttgttgtttagcggCTTGGCCTCTTATGGGGGTCTTGTGTGTTTTAGGGGAcggcaaaacagaacagaaaggcGGAGATAAAAAGAGGGGTGTTAAAAGACCACGAGAAGATCATGGCCGTGGATATTTTGAGTACATTGAAGAGAACAAGTATAGCAGGTATAGGATGCTCACCTAGTTTTACTTGTCATTCCTTATTCCTTCGTTGACCGGAAAGCTGCATCAGGAGACCATTCTGTCTTTCAGAGCCAAATCTCCTCAGCCACCTGTTGAAGAAGAAGATGAACACTTCGATGACACAGTGGTTTGTCTTGATACTTGTAAGTGAAGCTGTTTCTCCCCGATTATGAAATGCggtgatggttttttttttttttcttccaaaatgttaGAAAACTTAATGCTTAAGTGCAGCAAAAGTTgggttagttttttttaaaagcaggaagAGATAATGGTTTATATTCAGAACCTAGTAGTTTAATATTTAGCACGGCATCAGTTGTATCAAATGGATTAGTTTACAGGCTCTAGGAGTTTCATGTTTTTATGACTTGAAAGTTCTCGTTCTtaggaaatgtaaaattaatgCCAGTTTCTGACTAGCTAACGGAAACTTGTAACACTACCTATAATTTAGCCTTACAGGCTTCTACAAtaaagtaattcatttttttgtggAATTATATTAAGTGAGCTATTTGGGCTAGTTAAATATTTACTAATGACTTCTCCCATTAGCACACAAGTATATTCCCTATTCTAAAAGATTGTAATATTACTTTTTCAATAACTGCTCTTTTGTTCTCAATTCCAGTTCAGTAGCTGCTGCTTTAAACATAAGTTGATTTCTTCCAAAGACCTGAGGCAGCAGCAGTGGGCTATCACTGGGCCACTAGCTTTCTTCAGCAGCGAATGGTATCAATGGCAGTGCAGCACTGTAAATACTGCTACTTCACCCAGTTGGGTTGCAATTGAGTATGAGAAAGTATTGCAAACCTCTAAGTGGGCTTTGACTGTCAGacttgcatttttttgttgttgttataaaaaAAAGTAGTTGGTTTAGTGATCAGAATTCACAACTCTGGGTGTGATAAATAGACCAAAGAATAGAAATACCTGTTTGAAAGTATCAGCTGTGGTGTCAGCCTGCTCTGTTAGATGGAAGGCATTGAAGCTTAGCTTCTCATGTTTTCTTGTACAATTTGGTTTTGTTCAGATTTGTaagaatgtaaatgtaaaactctTTCTTACTGGAATGTCCTTTACAGAAGGTTGAGATAGTCATCTgagcctttttaaaataaaaaactgcagGTGAAAAAGGAGTTAGTTGATTTGAAAGTtttatgtgaaattctgggttgtgTAAATAAAAAGTTGCTAGGAATTGGCAAGGTAGTGAAGTGGTGACTCATGCAGGTAATGTAATTGTTAGATTTTTTAGCAAATCAGATAGGAATATGTCAATATAAGTACAATGTTGAATTCAAACAATCTGTTGAATTAAATTCTGTTGATTACATTCtaatttaaatagaatttaaattagaatttaaataattaaatagaatttaaattcttaaattctaatttaagaaaaattccaaactgtagatttatttttctctgatcagtaaaaaaaaaaaaaaaatcgaattcCAGCTTGACTTTAGCTGTTGAAGTGAGAAGTCTGAGAAGGTGCATGTTAATGAGCCAGTGACCCATAGGTAGCTAGGTTAAAGACACTTTGGATTTGGATAATCCGGGAAGCAGTTAATCCCTAATTGTTGAACAGGCAGTCCTGGGTAAAGAGGACCTAAAATGCTGCACTGTTAACAGCATTAGACGGCCAGGTTTGTACTTCATAGATTTAGGCTGTCTTCTTCACAAGTTTTAGAAAAAGAACTTAGGAGCTAGAGCCCTGGTTGCAGGATCAACAGCAGCTCATactcctattttaaaataatttggtcGTGGCCTCCCTTCAGTTTTAATGTGGCACTGGTAAATCTACCTGGTTCTGGCATGCTTCACTTTGATTTCCTGCTATCCTCTACTGCTTGCCTCTAAATCAAGGTAAAGAGCAGAGCAGGTATGTATTAATgtcacattgtcttgattattttatatacttaaaatatacatgttaaaCCTTGGTACTAGTTTCAGAGGCAGTTTACTTTTCAGTACATAATTTAACAGGAGTGACTTGGTGGGAGTGGGGCTTTAAACTGAAAATTGGAACAACAGCATGATGTGGAGAAAAGTTGTGCAGCGTTAAGAAGTACATGCAAACAAGTAAATAACCAAGTTTTGTCTACATAGCAGATATGTTTACATTGGATGTCAAAAGTAACAGAGTATTTGATATAATTACAGATAATTGtgatctacattttaaaatatcaagagaTCGTCTCAGTGCTTCTTCCCTTACAATGGAGAGTTTCGCTTTTCTTTGGGCGGGAGGAAGAGCATCTTACGGTGTGTCAAAAGGCAAAGTGTGTTTTGAGATGAAGGTAAATGCAATGTtatgatgtttttgtttgtgtttggagacagagtctcactctgtcccctcgGCTGGATTGCTGTGGTGCGACCTAGGCTCaactgcaacctccccgtcctgggttcaagcgattctccttgcctcagcctcacaagtatctgggactacaggcaggtgccaccacacttggctaatttttgtatttttaatagagacggggctcctgacctcaggtgatgcacccgcctcggcctcccaaagtgttgggattacaggcttgagccaccgcgcccagccttttttttttttttcttttctttttaaaatagtgccagggtctcaccatgttgcccaggctggtcttgaactcctaagctcaggtgatctgcctgcctgagcctcccagaatgctggaattacaggtgcttcCTACTGCTAAGTTATCAGAGGTACTTATTTTTGAAGCTTCCTGTAAATTAAAAGGAACCTGGAACCTTCATTTTGTTGTGACAGTTAATCAAGTTTGTTATGTTAGAATTTGACATGCAGAGCTAGGCAACTTTTTATTTAGGGTACTTCAGTTTTATCAAGCATTTGAAAGGGCCAccaaagagttaaaaataaaatttggttaGATTACAGGTTTGGTTGGcgagaaaaacattaaatgtatCCTTTAATTGGCTTTAAGTTAAAGACTGACAACATGAACTGTACAAATATTAACTGTTCTTTTAAATATGGGTCAAATAAGTATTTAACTCTTTAAATTTCAAGTTATAAGCACATCAGTTGAAAGTTCTTACAAATATTAGGTGTGATCTAGAGTGTGCCATCTCTTTGTATTTATAGCTAGAGGAAGATTCACTCATGACCCTATGAAATAAGCCAGAGTTAAGGGGTTACCTCCTTGGtttatgattttaattatttaatgattcAACTTTCAGGTTACAGAGAAGATCCCAGTAAGGCATTTATATACAAAAGATATTGACATACATGAAGTTCGTATTGGCTGGTCACTAACTACAAGTGGAATGTTACTTGGTAAAGATTCTTTTTGACTGATGTGGGCTCATGAATGTTTACGAGGGTTTGATATCCTTATTTTTAAACCAGACTAGAGGGCATTCTAagccttttgtctgtttttatctaTTCTCTTAATACTTCAGACAAGTAAtattagcacatagtaggcacagGCTACGTTTTAGTTTTTGTTCCTTTATTAGAAGTTTATGGTTGAAATAAAATCTTACCCATGATATGCAACTTGTCAACTAATTTGGTCTCTGAGTATATATATCCCTCCTAACTTTCATCAATTCTGGTACAGAGGTAGAAGAGTAACAGTGTCAGTGATAAGTGATTAGGTTATATGCTCATTTCTCGTAGCCTACATTTTAAGTAGTGAAATAGATGAGTCTTtggactattttaaaaatatacttcacGAAGGTTAATTACTTTCTTAGGTGAAGAAGAATTTTCTTACGGGTATTCtctaaaaggaataaaaacatgCAACTGTGAGACTGAAGATTATGGAGAAAAGTTTGATGAAAATGATGTGATTACATGTTTTGCTGTAAGTTAAAGCTAACTTTCTATGTATAAATGACAAATTAGTAGCTATATCTAGGAACTTTTAAGAAGCTTTATTGAGGTCAATCTTCAATAGGAGCAACATAAATACACCAGTCCCTGGGTTAGTATAAAGACTCATTCAGCAGTTGAATTGGGAAAATACAGGACGTTTTTGAGAAACTCACTAATTTTATTTTGACTAAAAACAATGAAGATGAAATTGACCTAGAAAAGTTAGTCTAGCTTCTAGGTCAGTATTGTTTCTGGTTCTGGAGATACGTGCTTCATTGTTTGTAACCATCAGATTTCTTAACTGTGTAGCCCTTAGAGGCCACTTAATAGTTGTTTAACCTGTAGCTCCCATAGGATAAGCTTTGCTCctaattttaattattagttttttaGAAAGTTTATGGGAAGCAGATaactgttgaatttttttctgtttaacagAACTTTGAAAGTGATGAGGTAGAGCTCTCCTATGCTAAGAATGGACAAGATCTTGGCATTGCCTTCAAAATCAGTAAGGAAGTCCTTGCCGGACGGCCACTCTTCCCGCATGTTCTCTGCCACAACTGTGCAGTTGAATTTAATTTTGGTCAGAAGGAAAAGCCATATTTTCCAATACCTGAAGAGTATACTTTTATCCAGAATGTCCCCTTAGAGGATCGAGTTAGAGGACCAAAGGGGCCTGAAGAGAAGAAAGATTGTGaagtaagtgattttttttttttttaactggcatTTGAATATTGTTTGCCTGGCACAAAATGACATTTAGAAGAGGTAGATGATTAGTCTGTTTACTTTGTGCTGTACATATTTCTCTTAAGTAACTATGTTTCCCCCTTATGTTGACTGTTACTCTTTCCATAAACACAAATTTTTGTCCCTTAGTATAAGGGCTATGAAGACTtacatatttaaagaattattagGTGGTGTCTAAtgacatttctttgttttcactAGGTTGTGATGATGATTGGCTTGCCAGGAGCTGGAAAAACTACTTGGGTTACTAAGCATGCAGCAGAAAATCCAGGGAAATACAACATTCTTGGCACAAATACTATTATGGATAAAATGATGGTAAGTAAAATGTTTAGGGCCTGATCTCAGTGTTTAAAATAGACGAGGAGAGGCTGCGCATgggggttcacacctgtaatctcagcattttgggaggctgaggtggatggatcacctgaggtcaggagtttgagacccacctggccaacaaggcaaaggcccatttctactgaaaataaaaaaattagccaagcgtggtagtgggcacctgtaatcccagctgctcgggagactgaggcagggagaattacttgaacctgggaggtagaggttgcagtgagtcgagattgtgccattgtactccaatctgggcaacagagcaagactcttatctcaaaaaaaaaaaaaaaagaaaaatgatagacCAGGAGGTATTTTAGGTAAACCTTTTGCCTTTGTCTCTATCCATCTTGTTAATATCTTAAGGTGGGAGGAAAGGCAAGATTAAGTTGGTTCTTTAAGTAAACTCTGTGAGGGTAAACTGCCTTCCAGTGGCTAGGCTCCTGTGTTTTCCAGCACAGGAGCTGCTAGTGTTTCTAGAAGCTAAAAAGAATTAAGTGTAGGGTGTAGGGTCTTGTTAAATAGTTTAAGTGACCCTGTTTTTGTAACAATAATGGACAAAAGTAAggcttaaattataaaatgttgccTGCTTTACATATAGATGagagttgaattttaaaaagcataacttATTAAAATTCACAAGTTCAAGGGGAAATTTTAACTTTTGAATATAGGTGGCAGGTTTTAAGAAGCAAATGGCAGATACTGGAAAACTGAACACACTGTTGCAGAGAGCCCCACAGTGTCTTGGGAAATTTATTGAGATTGCTGCCCGAAAGAAGCGAAATTTTATTCTGGATCAGGTatgctttgaagatgaaaaatattaactGATAATTTAGATAGATTGGTGTAGAATTAACATTTAGGGTTGTAaacatcaattttctttttttaaagacaaatgtgTCTGCTGCTGCCCAGAGGAGAAAAATGTGCCTGTTCGCAGGCTTCCAGCGAAAAGCTGTTGTAGTTTGCCCAAAAGATGAGGACTATAAGCAAAGaacacagaagaaagcagaagtAGAGGGGAAAGACCTACCAGAACATGCGGTCCTCAAAATGAAAGGCatggaattttaatttaattctgttaagtgttaaatcttttttttttttttttttaaatttttttatacatATTCTGCTTGTGTAACTTTGTTAAATCTATTAGGACTTACTCCTCtgaaaagttaacattttttccaGCAATACTGCTTCAGGAATTACAATTGCACTTGTTAAATATGCATATGTGTTTGGtctatttctgtttaattttaggaaaatatgtTACTAAACCTCAATAATTTGTTAGCTTTAGGATTGTGGGGATTTGTGGTGGGTTTCTAAGTTAATAATACGACTTTGTTTCCTGCAGGAAACTTTACCCTCCCAGAGGTAGCTGAGTGCTTTGATGAAATAACCTATGTTGAACTTCAGAAGGAAGAAGCCCAAAAACTTTTGGAGCAAtataaggaagaaagcaaaaaggcTCTTCCaccagaaaagaaacagaacactggctcaaagaaaagcaataaaaataagagtGGCAAGAACCAGTTTAACAGAGGTGGTGGCCATAGAGGACGTGGAGGATTCAATATGCGTGGTGGAAATTTCAGAGGAGGAGGCAAGTTAATTTTGAGTGTTCTGTATTTAGTTCAggattgaaacaaatgataattttATAGTTTGGATATAGCTGAAGTTTCTTCCTCATTAATGGTATGCTGTCACAGTAACTAGTATTCATGTAATTTGACAGTAAATACACTGAGGTTATGTTGTTAATGGTTAGAATTAAACATTACTTTTGTCTTTAAACAAttgtttttggagaaaaaggaacaatcTAGAGGAATCCTGAGTCTTCTGTATAAGTAGGGTACAATGCAATGAAACTAAAACATCTCTTGTTTTTTAGCCCCTGGGAATCGTGGCGGATATAATAGGAGGGGCAACATGCCACAGAgaggtggcggcggcggcggaagTGGTGGAATCGGCTATCCGTACCCTCGTGCCCCTGTGTTTCCTGGCCGTGGTAGTTATTCAAACAGAGGGAACTACAGCAGAGGCGGAATGCCCAACAGAGGGAACTACAACCAGGTAATGGTGAAAGATCCCTGGAAGCATGATGATACCTGTATGGCTTCATCTGGAAAGTTGGGAGCTTTCTGTTGGGGTGTTTAGTAGTCCGTAAGGAACATGATCGACGTTGACATAAGGAAAATTGAACTAGTAATGGTGAAATAAGTCTACTTACTTTTGAGTTTTTTCAGGTGTACTAATTAACAAGTCAGATGCGTTTCTCATAATGagtaaaaaatttaagaaaccaGCAGAGGGTATCCAGAATTTGTGTATTGTCCCCTAAGATTAGGGGCTAGCAACCTGTCCATTTCTGctcctctctcccacccctgCAAACCTAACAAGCGATTGGGCTCAGAGCTCTTATATCTATTTCCTTTTTGTAGAACTTCAGAGGACGAGGAAACAATCGTGGCTACAAAAATCAATCTCAGGGCTACAACCAGTGGCAGCAGGGTGTAAGTAATTTCTTATGTGGTTTATGTACATTAATTGTATTTTGAGTTCCTAAGATTTATCAGTCTTGAAAAAGATCCTGTCCAGGGATTGAAGTGTTTATAAGTGTTAATAGGGTAAAGTGTGAATTGTGTTGCAGTAGTAGCCATAATCTACCTTTTGAAGGCAAAATAGGTTGAAGATTGctataagttaatttttttaatgaagtaataTTATTTAATCTATACAGTTCTTTTTACTGTTAGCTTTAATTGTGTAAACTAACAAATTCATGATGTGTTTCGTTTTGTAATGTGTATTGATAATTATGGGATATTAAAACTAAATCTGGTTTGGTAGAAATCAGAGGTATGACAGGTGTAAATTTGTTTCCAGCAAATTACTCTGAATTAGATTCATTGTCATTTCCTAAAAACAGTTTGAGTGGCTTAttgatgttttttctttaaaaacaaaattttctctTGCAGCAATTCTGGGGTCAGAAGCCATGGAGTCAGCATTATCACCAAGGATATTATTGAATACCCAAATAAAACGAACTGATACATATTTCTCCAAAACCTTCACAAGAAGTCGACTGTTTCTTTAGTAggctaactttttaaacattCCACAAGAGGAAGTGCCTGCGGGTTCCTTTTTTAGAAGCTTTgtgggttgattttttttcttttcttttttgtacatttttaattgcAGTTTAAAAGTGAATCGTAAGAGAACCTCAGCATTGTGCACGATAAGAGAATGTGTCAGTATTTCAGGGTTCtacattttatctgtaaaatgtgactttttttttttttatcacaacaGAAGTAAAATGTTGCTTTGTACCTGGTGTCTTTTATTAAGAATTTACTCCCCCCATTTCTCTCAGAGAATAACAGTCGGGAGTCATTGTCACAATATAATAGAAATGTTAGCAACCGGATTCATGTAAGGACTAAATGGTCCTCATGAATTGCATTAAGACTCTGTACTGCTCATATTACACTCCATCCTCTCTGTAGTTTGCTGGGTAGTGGAGGGGGTAAGCTAAATCGTAGTTTCTGACAATAACTGGGAAggatttttcttaaataacaatGGAATTGGTATAATTGGGATTGAAAACCAAAACTTGGAACTAAGATAGAGAAGATGGAGTGTATGTAGAAGGGCTGTTAAAAATGTAAACCTTGGTTGCATTATTTGTGGAGGCTCAAACTTGTGAAGGTTAAATAccataatttttccatttgttctgcATTTTGATTCTGAAAAGAAAGCTGGCTTTGcccatttcttattaaaaaaacttGTTGTAAATCCAGTTGTCTAATGGGATCTATATGAAGTTAGCCATGTCTGTATGTCCTTCTCCCACAAAATACTGTATAACTAGTGTGCTTGTAGTAGTTAACTCCACCATCTTTGTAAGCTAATGAAATTGTGAGTCACCcatttatatcttaatttttaatcatGTCAGTTCTTGAATGGGTATCTCCTTAGCctgctgatttctttttctttctaaagaaagTGGGTGGAGAAATTAATTTAGACGTTTGTTTGCaataaaaagaattcattttACTCTTGTTTTGGGATTCTCGCCATCAAGGTTCAAAATCCCTTTATATAACTCCCAAGAGGAGAAATTTTAAGTGTGTGCTTTCTGGACAGCTTATTTACTCTGCATAGAACATTTaggttttaaaaacttaaatgtatactGACAATTGATATATAATTATGAAGTAAAGTTgaattcttcccttcccctccccaccagacaacttttaacatatttaatgaGGGGAAAAGGTACTGGCTGGGAGAAGTTAACACTGAGTTTATCATCTTTACAGAATGCTAATGCTGTCCTCAActgattattttatatacatatatatgatacatgAAACTCTGGGAACAGATGCTTTTAGAAGCCATCATGCAAGCCAGTCATTGATGTCACTACTACACAACACTGCTAACTTGACTGTAGCTCTGTAATAACATTAGATCCCCTAATTGTAATTATATTGGGTTTGCACAGAACACTTTTAATCTTCCCTTCACCCATGTGAAGTGAGGAATCAGGAGTCAAACTGTAGAACTAAAATTTGACTTCAGTCTAGTGTTTCCTTGGTGTTTTTAGGTTGCTTTTGGTAAGTTTAAATTTGCTATATTTCTGATTGCTTAGAATTTTGTTTCAGCCCTTTAAAATCAGATCTTAAATATGAATTCAAACTTCTAAGGAATATTCTTGCTGTAAGCTGGAGTTTTAAGTGATGGTGTAGGTTCAGTTGAGACATTTTTGGAACAAAGGCTAATCCTTAGTTAACATAGGATATTTAACAGTTGAAGATAGTGTCATGGATTTGTACCTTTTCTAGCAAGTAATGCTAAGAACCACTGGCCTGAGCTACTCTTCAGTATACATTATTACGATTGCATGGGCTTACCTAGAGGAACAGTTTCAGGTTTCGATGCTAATCAGCATTGTGTCCTAAAGTTGTCCTTTGTGCCTTTAAAAAGTCTTGGATATACCCTCTAGTTAAAAATTGCTTATTAAggaattcattttataattgcAATGGGAAAGTAATGGTCAAGTAACACTAGGTAGACTATCATTCCTGTTTAGCCCAGAGAATTTGGGGAGAGAGTGTAGTTAAAAATGGAAcccagaaaaatgttaaaatttttagtCAAGACTGGAATTAATAGAATTGTCTACACTTGTATGGAAGAAATAACCTTAAAGTGTTTAAGGGATTCAGAGAAGGGTGTGTACCAAATAGCAAGCAACAGGGAGAAAATTAGGTAAGTTAAGAAATAAGATATGAATGAGAAACCCGATTTATTGCTCATCCTTCCCATGCCTCCCTAATGGCAAGCAAAAATCTGAACAACCGAAAAGGATATAGTTCTGGACAAATCGTAACTAC
The genomic region above belongs to Piliocolobus tephrosceles isolate RC106 chromosome 1, ASM277652v3, whole genome shotgun sequence and contains:
- the HNRNPU gene encoding heterogeneous nuclear ribonucleoprotein U isoform X2; this encodes MSSSPVNVKKLKVSELKEELKKRRLSDKGLKAELMERLQAALDDEEAGGRPAMEPGNGSLDLGGDSAGRSGAGLEQEAAVGGDEEEEEEEEEEEGISALDGDQMELGEENGAAGAADSGPMEEEEAASEDENGDDQGFQEGEDELGDEEEGAGDENGHGEQQPQPPATQQQQTQQQRGAAKEAAGKSSGPTSLFAVTVAPPGARQGQQQAGGDGKTEQKGGDKKRGVKRPREDHGRGYFEYIEENKYSRAKSPQPPVEEEDEHFDDTVVCLDTYNCDLHFKISRDRLSASSLTMESFAFLWAGGRASYGVSKGKVCFEMKVTEKIPVRHLYTKDIDIHEVRIGWSLTTSGMLLGEEEFSYGYSLKGIKTCNCETEDYGEKFDENDVITCFANFESDEVELSYAKNGQDLGIAFKISKEVLAGRPLFPHVLCHNCAVEFNFGQKEKPYFPIPEEYTFIQNVPLEDRVRGPKGPEEKKDCEVVMMIGLPGAGKTTWVTKHAAENPGKYNILGTNTIMDKMMVAGFKKQMADTGKLNTLLQRAPQCLGKFIEIAARKKRNFILDQTNVSAAAQRRKMCLFAGFQRKAVVVCPKDEDYKQRTQKKAEVEGKDLPEHAVLKMKGNFTLPEVAECFDEITYVELQKEEAQKLLEQYKEESKKALPPEKKQNTGSKKSNKNKSGKNQFNRGGGHRGRGGFNMRGGNFRGGAPGNRGGYNRRGNMPQRGGGGGGSGGIGYPYPRAPVFPGRGSYSNRGNYSRGGMPNRGNYNQNFRGRGNNRGYKNQSQGYNQWQQGQFWGQKPWSQHYHQGYY
- the HNRNPU gene encoding heterogeneous nuclear ribonucleoprotein U isoform X1 encodes the protein MSSSPVNVKKLKVSELKEELKKRRLSDKGLKAELMERLQAALDDEEAGGRPAMEPGNGSLDLGGDSAGRSGAGLEQEAAVGGDEEEEEEEEEEEGISALDGDQMELGEENGAAGAADSGPMEEEEAASEDENGDDQGFQEGEDELGDEEEGAGDENGHGEQQPQPPATQQQQTQQQRGAAKEAAGKSSGPTSLFAVTVAPPGARQGQQQAGGKKKAEGGGGGGRPGAPAAGDGKTEQKGGDKKRGVKRPREDHGRGYFEYIEENKYSRAKSPQPPVEEEDEHFDDTVVCLDTYNCDLHFKISRDRLSASSLTMESFAFLWAGGRASYGVSKGKVCFEMKVTEKIPVRHLYTKDIDIHEVRIGWSLTTSGMLLGEEEFSYGYSLKGIKTCNCETEDYGEKFDENDVITCFANFESDEVELSYAKNGQDLGIAFKISKEVLAGRPLFPHVLCHNCAVEFNFGQKEKPYFPIPEEYTFIQNVPLEDRVRGPKGPEEKKDCEVVMMIGLPGAGKTTWVTKHAAENPGKYNILGTNTIMDKMMVAGFKKQMADTGKLNTLLQRAPQCLGKFIEIAARKKRNFILDQTNVSAAAQRRKMCLFAGFQRKAVVVCPKDEDYKQRTQKKAEVEGKDLPEHAVLKMKGNFTLPEVAECFDEITYVELQKEEAQKLLEQYKEESKKALPPEKKQNTGSKKSNKNKSGKNQFNRGGGHRGRGGFNMRGGNFRGGAPGNRGGYNRRGNMPQRGGGGGGSGGIGYPYPRAPVFPGRGSYSNRGNYSRGGMPNRGNYNQNFRGRGNNRGYKNQSQGYNQWQQGQFWGQKPWSQHYHQGYY